The following coding sequences are from one Triticum dicoccoides isolate Atlit2015 ecotype Zavitan chromosome 4A, WEW_v2.0, whole genome shotgun sequence window:
- the LOC119284580 gene encoding F-box protein At5g62510-like: MTRTGSSAKNKESVQTEIDMESKRSSTAAGHIADLPEQIWWAILERLPPKSVLRFRAVCKSWLNCISNNNFLEEYHGRQKPQHLIVPVDPDNTRHKMSHRVDAVDFQHPKDGFRSIISFTSFGVFEVFDPDEETAEHLMSAVQGSIGGLLLVSFEHRCYICNPGTKESRRLPQLDDHEILGLYMLGDEFRVLYLKEDEEGDAEFFVLSVHQSLSNKSIGYCPVSPAANLPEIDGPKKLGFSLQSSAIEPPAMVGANLYWAPLELWPREITVFDYQSELFHWMKLPKTKERSKSNTNNTMKVLELDGELGLSLHRRGESSVELWVLDSLKMWELKHSIQLPVADITVFGAHTWDPFLMSMDGGVIVRCVSQGQGQGGEGQQGTQALLYCNRHGELAPGPLFVGDLAAPAIHLFKQSIRRHALFQGHQQDATSPLSLFRDL; the protein is encoded by the exons ATGACGAGAACCGGATCAAGCGCCAAGAACAAGGAATCCGTCCAG ACCGAGATCGACATGGAATCGAAGAGGTCGTCAACGGCGGCGGGGCACATCGCTGACCTCCCCGAGCAGATCTGGTGGGCAATCCTCGAGCGACTCCCGCCCAAGTCAGTCCTGCGATTTCGTGCTGTCTGCAAATCTTGGCTCAACTGCATCAGCAACAACAATTTCCTCGAAGAATACCATGGGCGCCAAAAGCCACAGCACCTGATCGTCCCAGTCGATCCAGACAACACCAGGCATAAGATGAGTCACCGTGTAGATGCTGTTGATTTCCAGCACCCCAAGGACGGTTTCCGCTCCATAATCAGCTTCACCAGCTTTGGAGTATTTGAGGTCTTTGATCCAGATGAAGAAACCGCAGAGCATCTAATGTCTGCCGTACAGGGCTCAATTGGAggcctcctcctcgtctccttcgAGCACAGGTGCTATATCTGCAACCCAGGTACAAAAGAATCACGCCGCCTCCCACAGCTGGATGACCATGAAATCTTGGGACTGTACATGCTGGGCGATGAGTTTAGGGTCCTCTATCTCAAGGAAGATGAGGAGGGTGATGCCGAATTCTTCGTCCTGTCAGTGCATCAATCTCTTAGCAATAAATCCATTGGGTACTGCCCTGTGTCGCCCGCGGCGAATCTGCCAGAAATTGATGGACCGAAGAAGCTGGGGTTCAGCCTGCAGAGTTCGGCAATTGAGCCGCCTGCCATGGTCGGGGCCAACCTTTATTGGGCACCGTTGGAGCTGTGGCCACGGGAAATTACAGTTTTTGATTACCAGTCTGAGCTTTTTCACTGGATGAAGCTTCCCAAGACCAAGGAGCGCTCCAAGAGCAACACCAACAATACGATGAAGGTTCTTGAGTTGGACGGCGAGTTGGGGTTGTCTCTTCACAGGAGGGGTGAATCAAGTGTTGAGCTATGGGTATTAGATTCTCTGAAGATGTGGGAGCTCAAACACAGTATTCAGTTGCCGGTTGCAGATATCACTGTATTTGGAGCACATACCTGGGATCCCTTTCTTATGTCCATGGATGGAGGTGTGATCGTAAGGTGCGTGTCCCAGGGCCAGGGCCAGGGAGGGGAAGGCCAACAAGGCACTCAGGCGCTCCTGTACTGCAACAGACACGGAGAGCTAGCGCCTGGACCACTGTTCGTAGGCGATTTGGCTGCGCCTGCCATACACCTATTCAAGCAAAGCATTAGGCGACATGCCCTGTTCCAGGGGCATCAGCAAGATGCTACGTCTCCCTTGTCACTCTTCCGGGACCTCTAG